A part of Deltaproteobacteria bacterium genomic DNA contains:
- a CDS encoding VOC family protein yields the protein MALSQRSLGAKIGGFLVAKIKHIAIRTHDVEKTAQFYKEAFGLEQVGLGQSGIYLTDGSLNIAILSFRGVVEGETMKLGVDHIGFQVDDVDAFVDRVKSLGGKALSERNEVHHGDPAKPQSYFEVKCVGPDDQVIDISNAGWAGAK from the coding sequence TTGGCGCTTTCTCAAAGAAGCCTTGGCGCAAAAATAGGAGGTTTTCTCGTGGCAAAAATCAAGCATATCGCGATCCGCACCCACGACGTCGAGAAGACCGCGCAATTCTACAAAGAAGCCTTTGGCCTGGAACAGGTCGGCCTCGGTCAAAGCGGTATTTATCTGACCGATGGCAGCTTAAACATCGCGATCCTGAGTTTTCGCGGCGTGGTCGAAGGTGAGACGATGAAGCTCGGCGTCGACCACATTGGCTTTCAGGTCGACGACGTCGACGCGTTCGTTGATAGGGTAAAAAGCCTCGGCGGCAAAGCCTTGAGCGAACGCAACGAAGTGCATCACGGCGATCCGGCGAAACCGCAATCTTACTTCGAAGTAAAATGCGTAGGCCCGGACGATCAGGTGATCGATATTTCCAACGCCGGGTGGGCGGGGGCGAAATAG
- a CDS encoding ABC transporter substrate-binding protein, translated as MLIHRFIMLCAALVLVSPQLASAEVIHIGISTPGLYEIPVEIAQRKGFYKDEGLEVRKVVIRTNLHAAALIANELDYSTVSGLIARASIQGLPVKGVMGWFDRPLHVLVAKPNFKKITDFKGKKIGLSGLGSAPHTILREALAQAGMNPERDVITLAIGGSGDRLAALAAGIVDGTPLDVAYLEKAEKLGLVPMLYFGDVVHTRLGGFGVSMDKIRKNPTQIVRAIRSTLKGIRFVRNNKPETLAIMRDYLNVSAGAALKIYDYSMVSLNPDGGVAKATMDTEIRLAREQLKITEEISEDKIMDWRFLKEALAQK; from the coding sequence ATGCTCATACACCGGTTTATAATGCTTTGTGCCGCCTTGGTTTTAGTTTCGCCGCAGTTGGCGAGCGCCGAAGTTATTCACATTGGCATTTCAACTCCGGGACTGTACGAGATCCCGGTCGAAATCGCCCAGCGCAAGGGGTTCTACAAAGACGAGGGTCTCGAAGTGCGCAAGGTGGTTATCCGCACCAATCTGCATGCGGCGGCGCTGATCGCAAACGAGTTGGATTACTCGACCGTTAGCGGTCTCATTGCTCGCGCATCGATCCAAGGCCTGCCGGTCAAAGGCGTCATGGGCTGGTTCGATCGACCGCTGCATGTCTTGGTCGCCAAGCCTAATTTCAAGAAAATCACCGACTTCAAGGGCAAGAAGATCGGCCTCAGCGGCCTCGGCTCGGCACCGCATACTATCTTACGCGAAGCCCTCGCCCAGGCCGGCATGAATCCCGAACGCGACGTGATTACGCTGGCCATTGGCGGTTCCGGCGACCGGCTCGCCGCTCTTGCCGCGGGCATCGTGGACGGCACCCCGTTGGACGTCGCGTATCTCGAAAAGGCGGAAAAGCTTGGCCTGGTCCCGATGCTGTATTTCGGCGACGTGGTCCACACCCGCCTTGGCGGGTTCGGCGTATCGATGGATAAAATCCGCAAGAACCCGACCCAGATCGTCCGGGCTATCCGCTCCACGCTCAAAGGGATACGCTTCGTTAGAAACAACAAACCGGAGACCCTGGCGATCATGCGCGACTATCTCAACGTTAGCGCGGGCGCAGCGCTGAAGATCTACGATTACTCGATGGTGTCGCTTAACCCTGACGGCGGTGTGGCCAAGGCCACCATGGACACCGAGATCCGTTTGGCGCGCGAGCAGCTAAAAATCACCGAGGAGATCAGCGAAGACAAAATCATGGATTGGCGCTTTCTCAAAGAAGCCTTGGCGCAAAAATAG